From the Leucobacter tenebrionis genome, one window contains:
- a CDS encoding aspartate carbamoyltransferase catalytic subunit, whose translation MRHLLDTRTLSRDDAILILDTAEEMDAAQQREVKKLPALRGKTVVNLFYEDSTRTRISFEAAAKRLSADVINFSAKGSSVSKGESLKDTAQTLQAIGADGVVIRHPASGAPDRLARSGWIDAGVLNAGDGTHEHPTQALLDAFTMRRRLFGDASRGRDLDGVSVVIVGDIAHSRVARSNLWLLNALGAQVSFVAPETLLPYGAREWPVKLHHSLDTALREERPDVVMLLRIQTERMHAAFFPNEREYARNWGLDDARLAGLTERAIVMHPGPMNRGLEISSRAADSARSTVLEQVANGVSVRMAALYLLLSGSERSTHE comes from the coding sequence ATGAGGCATCTGCTCGATACGCGCACGCTGAGCCGTGACGACGCGATCCTCATCCTCGACACCGCCGAGGAGATGGACGCCGCCCAGCAGCGCGAGGTGAAGAAGCTGCCGGCGCTGCGGGGCAAGACCGTGGTCAACCTCTTCTACGAGGACTCGACCCGCACCCGGATCTCGTTCGAGGCGGCGGCGAAGCGCCTGAGCGCCGACGTGATCAACTTCAGCGCCAAGGGTTCGTCGGTGAGCAAGGGCGAGTCGCTGAAGGACACGGCGCAGACCCTGCAGGCGATCGGCGCCGACGGCGTGGTGATCCGGCACCCCGCATCGGGCGCCCCGGACCGCCTGGCCCGCAGCGGCTGGATCGACGCCGGCGTGCTCAACGCGGGCGACGGCACCCACGAGCACCCCACGCAGGCCCTGCTCGACGCGTTCACCATGCGCCGGCGCCTCTTCGGCGACGCGAGCCGGGGCCGCGACCTCGACGGCGTCTCCGTGGTCATCGTCGGAGACATCGCCCACTCGCGCGTCGCCCGTTCGAACCTGTGGCTGCTGAACGCGCTCGGCGCGCAGGTGAGCTTCGTCGCCCCCGAGACCCTGCTGCCCTACGGCGCACGGGAGTGGCCGGTGAAGCTGCACCACTCGCTCGACACGGCGCTGCGCGAGGAGCGGCCCGACGTGGTCATGCTGCTGCGCATCCAGACCGAGCGCATGCACGCCGCCTTCTTCCCGAACGAGCGCGAGTACGCGCGCAACTGGGGGCTCGACGACGCCCGCCTCGCAGGGCTCACGGAGCGTGCGATCGTGATGCACCCCGGCCCCATGAACCGCGGCCTCGAGATCTCGTCGCGCGCCGCTGATTCCGCTCGCTCGACCGTGCTCGAGCAGGTCGCGAACGGCGTCTCGGTGCGCATGGCGGCCCTGTACCTGTTGTTGAGCGGATCCGAACGGAGCACCCATGAGTAA
- the pyrR gene encoding bifunctional pyr operon transcriptional regulator/uracil phosphoribosyltransferase PyrR: protein MRRERSTGTVRTLLYADDISRALTRISHEIIEANKGTGDLMLVGIPRRGSLLAHRIAAIISRIEGVDVPVGSLDVTMYRDDLSRQPARAPQPTEMPVAGIDGVTVVLVDDVLYSGRTVRAALDALNDHGRPRAVRLAALIDRGHRELPIRADYIGKNLPSSKHERISLRLEELDGIDEVAIGGIDEGARS from the coding sequence GTGAGGCGGGAAAGGAGTACCGGGACTGTGCGTACCCTCTTATACGCCGACGACATCTCGCGGGCGCTGACTCGCATCTCGCACGAGATCATCGAGGCGAACAAGGGAACCGGCGACCTGATGCTCGTCGGCATTCCCCGCCGCGGCAGCCTGCTGGCCCATCGCATCGCCGCGATCATCTCGCGCATCGAGGGAGTCGACGTGCCGGTCGGGAGCCTCGACGTCACGATGTACCGCGACGATCTCTCGCGACAGCCGGCCCGCGCGCCGCAGCCGACCGAGATGCCGGTGGCCGGCATCGACGGCGTCACGGTCGTGCTCGTCGACGACGTGCTCTACTCGGGCCGCACCGTGCGCGCCGCCCTCGACGCGCTGAACGACCACGGCCGCCCGCGCGCGGTGCGTCTCGCCGCGCTCATCGATCGCGGGCACCGCGAACTGCCGATCCGCGCCGACTACATCGGCAAGAACCTGCCCAGCTCCAAGCACGAGCGCATCTCGCTGCGGCTCGAGGAGCTCGACGGCATCGACGAGGTCGCGATCGGCGGCATCGATGAGGGGGCTCGCTCATGA
- the nusB gene encoding transcription antitermination factor NusB, which produces MSARTKARKRALDMLFQADVRGESIITIVNAEAQRASGEPDRAASWLYAREIVDGVTDHRDQIDELIMSYAQGWTLERMPNVDRALLRLATWEILFNEEVPAAVAIDEAVELAKEYSTDDSSRFVNGVLGRIADYAQA; this is translated from the coding sequence TTGTCAGCCCGGACCAAGGCGCGCAAGCGCGCCCTCGACATGCTCTTCCAGGCCGATGTGCGCGGCGAGTCGATCATCACGATCGTGAACGCCGAGGCGCAGCGGGCCTCGGGCGAACCGGATCGCGCGGCCTCCTGGCTGTACGCCCGTGAGATCGTGGACGGCGTCACCGACCACCGCGACCAGATCGACGAGCTCATCATGAGCTACGCGCAGGGGTGGACGCTGGAGCGCATGCCCAACGTCGACCGCGCCCTGCTGCGCCTCGCCACCTGGGAGATCCTCTTCAACGAGGAGGTCCCCGCGGCCGTCGCGATCGACGAGGCGGTGGAGCTCGCGAAGGAGTACTCCACCGACGACTCCAGCCGCTTCGTCAACGGCGTGCTCGGCCGCATCGCCGACTACGCCCAGGCGTAG
- the efp gene encoding elongation factor P translates to MATSNDIKNGTVIKENGQLWSVVEFQHVKPGKGGAFVRTKQKNVVSGKIIDKTYNAGAKIETANVDRRDYQYLYQDGADFVFMDKSDYDQLTVSGTVVGDAAKFMLENQDVQIALHEGDPLYLELPASVVLEITYTEPGLQGDRSTGGTKPATVETGAEIQVPLFLETGTKVKVDTRTGDYLGRVND, encoded by the coding sequence ATGGCAACCTCGAACGACATCAAGAACGGCACCGTGATCAAGGAGAACGGTCAGCTCTGGAGCGTGGTCGAGTTCCAGCACGTGAAGCCGGGCAAGGGCGGCGCCTTCGTGCGCACCAAGCAGAAGAACGTCGTCTCGGGCAAGATCATCGACAAGACCTACAACGCGGGCGCCAAGATCGAGACCGCCAACGTCGACCGCCGCGACTACCAGTACCTCTACCAGGACGGCGCGGACTTCGTCTTCATGGACAAGAGCGACTACGACCAGCTCACCGTGTCGGGCACCGTCGTCGGCGACGCGGCGAAGTTCATGCTCGAGAACCAGGACGTGCAGATCGCGCTGCACGAGGGCGACCCGCTCTACCTCGAGCTGCCCGCCTCGGTCGTGCTCGAGATCACCTATACCGAGCCCGGCCTGCAGGGCGACCGCTCGACCGGCGGCACCAAGCCCGCCACCGTCGAGACCGGCGCCGAGATCCAGGTGCCGCTGTTCCTCGAGACCGGCACGAAGGTCAAGGTCGACACCCGCACGGGCGACTACCTCGGCCGCGTCAACGACTAG
- a CDS encoding thioesterase family protein has translation MHMLFRTFWHLWFVAPRGRRLGFGDVSRSRFRVWPTDLDVLRHMNNGKYLSVMDVARFDLIQRNGVVDLFKREGWYSVVVGQTISYRKSLNPWMRFWIESRILGFDDQAVFIEQRFVRPDAQGRAEVYARAVVRGRILRRDGGTVPVPEVIEKSGADPDRLRVPEDVLAWGRASRLPSTRAAAPSVWS, from the coding sequence ATGCACATGCTCTTCCGCACCTTCTGGCATCTCTGGTTCGTGGCTCCGCGGGGACGCCGCCTCGGCTTCGGCGACGTCTCGCGATCCCGCTTCCGGGTTTGGCCCACGGACCTCGACGTGCTGCGGCACATGAACAACGGCAAGTACCTGTCGGTCATGGATGTCGCCCGCTTCGACCTGATCCAGCGCAACGGGGTCGTCGATCTGTTCAAGCGCGAGGGCTGGTACTCCGTCGTCGTGGGGCAGACGATCTCGTATCGCAAGTCGCTGAACCCGTGGATGCGGTTCTGGATCGAGTCGCGCATCCTCGGCTTCGACGATCAGGCGGTGTTCATCGAGCAGCGCTTCGTGCGCCCCGATGCGCAGGGGCGCGCCGAGGTCTACGCGCGCGCCGTGGTGCGGGGTCGCATTCTCCGTCGCGACGGCGGCACGGTGCCGGTGCCCGAGGTCATCGAGAAGAGCGGGGCGGATCCTGATCGGCTGCGAGTCCCGGAGGACGTCCTCGCGTGGGGTCGGGCGAGCCGCCTGCCGTCGACGCGCGCGGCTGCGCCCAGCGTGTGGAGCTAG
- the msrB gene encoding peptide-methionine (R)-S-oxide reductase MsrB, translated as MAYEVSKSEDEWREQLTEEQYAVLRQAGTERAWTGELLDEERAGLYTCAACGNELFVSGTKFDSHCGWPSFYDAVNPDAVELLEDNSLGMERTEVRCARCGGHLGHVFPDGFGTPTGQRYCMNSLSLDFKPEE; from the coding sequence ATGGCATATGAAGTCTCGAAATCGGAAGATGAATGGCGCGAGCAGCTCACCGAGGAGCAGTACGCGGTGCTGCGCCAGGCCGGTACCGAGCGCGCGTGGACGGGCGAACTGCTCGACGAGGAGCGGGCGGGGCTCTACACCTGCGCCGCCTGCGGCAATGAGCTGTTCGTGAGCGGCACCAAGTTCGACTCCCACTGCGGCTGGCCGAGCTTCTACGACGCGGTGAACCCCGACGCGGTCGAGCTGCTCGAGGACAACTCGCTCGGCATGGAGCGCACGGAGGTGCGCTGCGCCCGCTGCGGCGGTCACCTCGGGCACGTCTTCCCCGACGGATTCGGCACGCCCACCGGCCAGCGCTACTGCATGAACTCGCTGTCGCTGGACTTCAAGCCGGAGGAGTGA
- a CDS encoding 2-phosphosulfolactate phosphatase, with product MTDSRAQSTYQVRLGWGAAALARLAEADIVVVVDAIGSPDELAAQAVGLAGRPTVFAGSLRNATATANAVFREQLDRGGRTAINLVLAGDDGEFAVEDYLAAGAIGDALSALGIDHSAPDVAVAAEGFRALTRALKHLLSASETGLRLSADGRRDEVRAAAELDAETEATRLA from the coding sequence ATGACTGATTCCCGCGCGCAATCGACGTACCAGGTCCGACTCGGATGGGGCGCCGCGGCGCTCGCGCGCCTCGCGGAGGCCGACATCGTGGTGGTCGTCGACGCGATCGGCTCCCCCGACGAGCTGGCCGCGCAGGCCGTCGGACTCGCCGGGCGCCCGACGGTGTTCGCGGGCTCGCTGCGCAATGCGACCGCGACGGCGAACGCGGTGTTCCGCGAGCAGCTCGACCGCGGCGGGCGCACCGCGATCAACCTGGTGCTCGCGGGCGACGACGGCGAGTTCGCGGTCGAGGACTACCTCGCGGCCGGCGCCATCGGCGACGCGCTCTCCGCGCTCGGCATCGACCACTCGGCACCCGACGTCGCGGTGGCGGCCGAGGGCTTCCGCGCGCTCACCCGCGCGCTCAAACACCTGCTCTCGGCGAGCGAGACGGGCCTGCGGCTCTCGGCCGACGGTCGCCGCGACGAGGTCAGGGCCGCGGCAGAGCTCGACGCGGAGACCGAGGCGACCCGCCTGGCGTAG
- a CDS encoding CoA-binding protein, which translates to MNDNTPDTAADTAAGAACALPAPAPEAARAERTWRAPNAAERLGILRRAKSIAIVGASNNPARASYFVATYLLTSSPYDVYFVNPRADRILGQQVYASLADLPVVPDIVDVFRKHDDLPDVAREAVEIGAKALWLQLGSWNEEAARIAEAAGLDVVMDRCVKIEHARFHGGLHLAGFDTGVISSKRQVVSR; encoded by the coding sequence ATGAACGACAACACCCCCGACACCGCTGCGGATACCGCCGCGGGCGCGGCTTGCGCCCTGCCGGCTCCCGCTCCCGAGGCGGCACGTGCGGAGCGCACCTGGCGCGCGCCGAACGCGGCGGAGCGCCTCGGCATCCTGCGCCGGGCGAAATCGATCGCGATCGTCGGCGCGTCGAACAATCCCGCGCGGGCGAGCTACTTCGTCGCCACCTACCTGCTGACGAGCTCGCCCTACGACGTGTACTTCGTGAACCCGCGAGCCGATCGGATCCTCGGGCAGCAGGTCTACGCGTCGCTCGCCGATCTGCCGGTGGTGCCCGACATCGTCGACGTGTTCCGCAAGCACGACGATCTGCCCGACGTCGCACGGGAGGCGGTCGAGATCGGCGCGAAGGCGCTCTGGCTGCAGCTCGGATCGTGGAACGAGGAGGCTGCGCGCATCGCCGAGGCCGCCGGGCTCGACGTGGTCATGGACCGCTGCGTCAAGATCGAGCACGCCCGCTTCCACGGCGGTCTGCACCTCGCCGGCTTCGACACCGGCGTCATCTCCTCGAAGCGGCAGGTCGTCTCGCGGTAG
- a CDS encoding O-acetylhomoserine aminocarboxypropyltransferase/cysteine synthase family protein: MSEHRFGFRTRALHAGGTPDAATGARAVPIYQTTSFVFDDAQDAASLFALQKYGNIYSRIGNPTVAALEERIASLEGGIGAVATASGMSAEFITFAALVGQGDHIVASAQLYGGTVTQLDVTLRRFGVDTTFVASSDPEEFRRAIRANTKVLYVEVIGNPGGEIADLEGLAAVAHEAGIPLVVDATLATPYLVRPIEHGADIVIHSVTKFLGGHGTTLGGVVVEAGTFDWGNGKFPSMTEPVESYGGIRWWDNFGEYGFLTKLRSEQLRDIGPALSPQAAFNLLQGVETLPQRIDAHVANARIVAEWLASDPRVSFVTWAGLDGHPHQERAQKYLPLGPGSVFAFGVRPTGSFDSESERLQAARETGSTFIDSLQLASHLANIGDARTLVIHPASTTHQQLTPEQLEAGGVPADLIRISVGLEDPEDIVWDLDQALVQATGAHR; encoded by the coding sequence ATGAGCGAGCACCGTTTCGGGTTCCGCACCCGGGCCCTCCACGCGGGCGGCACACCCGACGCCGCCACCGGCGCGCGAGCCGTGCCGATCTACCAGACCACGTCGTTCGTGTTCGACGACGCGCAGGACGCGGCGAGCCTCTTCGCCCTGCAGAAGTACGGCAACATCTACTCGCGCATCGGCAACCCCACCGTCGCGGCGCTCGAGGAGCGGATTGCCTCGCTCGAGGGCGGCATCGGCGCGGTCGCGACCGCGAGCGGCATGTCGGCCGAGTTCATCACCTTCGCGGCGTTGGTCGGTCAGGGCGACCACATCGTCGCCTCGGCGCAGCTCTACGGCGGCACCGTCACCCAGCTCGACGTGACGCTGCGCCGCTTCGGCGTCGACACGACGTTCGTCGCGAGCTCCGACCCCGAGGAGTTCCGCCGCGCGATCCGCGCGAACACCAAGGTGCTGTACGTCGAGGTGATCGGCAACCCCGGGGGAGAGATCGCCGATCTCGAGGGCCTCGCGGCCGTCGCGCACGAGGCGGGCATCCCGCTCGTCGTCGACGCCACCCTCGCGACGCCCTACCTCGTGCGGCCGATCGAGCACGGCGCCGACATCGTGATCCACTCGGTCACGAAGTTCCTCGGCGGGCACGGCACCACGCTCGGCGGCGTCGTCGTCGAGGCCGGCACCTTCGACTGGGGCAACGGCAAGTTCCCGTCGATGACCGAGCCCGTCGAGTCGTACGGCGGCATCCGCTGGTGGGACAACTTCGGCGAGTACGGATTCCTCACCAAGCTCCGCAGCGAGCAACTGCGCGACATCGGTCCGGCGCTGAGTCCCCAGGCCGCCTTCAACCTGCTGCAGGGCGTCGAGACGCTGCCGCAGCGCATCGACGCGCACGTCGCGAACGCCCGGATCGTGGCCGAGTGGCTCGCGAGCGACCCCCGCGTGTCGTTCGTCACCTGGGCGGGACTCGACGGCCACCCGCATCAGGAGCGCGCGCAGAAGTACCTGCCGCTCGGCCCGGGATCGGTGTTCGCGTTCGGGGTACGGCCCACCGGCAGCTTCGATTCCGAGAGCGAGCGCCTGCAGGCGGCGCGCGAGACGGGTTCGACCTTCATCGACTCGCTGCAGCTGGCGAGCCACCTCGCGAACATCGGCGACGCCCGCACGCTGGTAATCCACCCGGCCTCCACCACGCACCAGCAGCTCACGCCCGAGCAGCTCGAGGCCGGGGGAGTGCCCGCCGACCTCATCAGAATCTCGGTCGGTCTCGAAGACCCGGAGGATATCGTGTGGGACCTGGATCAGGCCCTCGTACAGGCGACAGGAGCGCACCGATGA
- the acs gene encoding acetate--CoA ligase: MDVNAEARLAETRTFPAPAALAAEANVDASIYAAAAADPIAFWERAAERLHWAERWRTAHTWEPPLEGPDGLTVPRAEWFAGGSLNVAFNCVDRHVEAGRGDKVALYFEGEPGDREAVTYADLQRRVSQAANGLLALGIEPGDRVVVYLPVLVETVVIALACARIGAVHSLVFGGFSAEAVRFRLEDTGARLLVTSDGQYRRGRAVEVKSAADEAARDLPHLEHVLVVRRTGLDVPWTEGRDVWWHEAIGAQPEHHDPEPFDAEHPLFIIYTSGTTGKPKGLVHTSGGYLAHASWAHWAHFDAKPDDVHWCTADLAWVTAHTYEIYGPLSNGLTQVIYEGTPDTPHRGRHLEIIERYGVTVYYTAPTLIRTLMTWFGDELPAAHEPSGHDLSSIRLLGTVGEAINPEAWVWFRRNFGRDEVPVIDTWWQSETGAAMIAPLPGVTTLKPGSATVPLPGIDMAVVDEHGEPVAPGRAGTLVARRPWPGMARTVWGDPERYRDSYWAAYAGKGEHGGYYVAGDGATVDADGCIWILGRLDDVVNVSGHRLSTIEIESSLVAHPAVGEAGVTGVSDAVTGQAVAAFVVDGAAGEADHDELRARVARDIGPIAKPKIVVRVPELPKTRSGKILRRLLAQLWQGDPLGDTTSLQNPWAVEGVREAVRLAQHQHLPEKENR; encoded by the coding sequence GTGGATGTGAACGCCGAAGCGCGTCTCGCGGAGACGCGAACCTTCCCCGCACCCGCCGCCCTGGCGGCCGAGGCGAACGTGGACGCGTCGATCTACGCGGCCGCGGCCGCCGACCCGATCGCCTTCTGGGAGCGCGCGGCCGAGCGGTTGCACTGGGCGGAGCGGTGGCGCACCGCGCACACCTGGGAACCCCCGCTGGAAGGACCCGACGGCCTCACGGTGCCCCGGGCCGAGTGGTTCGCGGGCGGCTCGCTCAACGTGGCGTTCAACTGCGTCGACCGCCATGTGGAGGCCGGCCGGGGCGACAAGGTCGCACTGTACTTCGAGGGCGAGCCCGGCGATCGCGAGGCCGTGACCTACGCGGATCTGCAGCGCCGGGTCTCGCAGGCGGCGAACGGGCTGCTCGCGCTCGGCATCGAGCCGGGCGATCGGGTGGTCGTGTACCTCCCCGTGCTCGTCGAGACCGTGGTGATCGCCCTCGCCTGCGCGAGGATCGGCGCGGTCCACTCGCTCGTGTTCGGCGGCTTCTCGGCCGAGGCCGTGCGATTCCGCCTCGAGGATACAGGGGCCAGACTGCTGGTCACGAGCGACGGGCAGTACCGGCGCGGCAGGGCGGTCGAGGTCAAGTCGGCGGCCGACGAGGCGGCGCGGGATCTGCCGCACCTCGAGCACGTGCTCGTCGTGCGCCGCACGGGTCTCGACGTGCCGTGGACCGAGGGGCGGGACGTGTGGTGGCACGAGGCGATCGGGGCGCAGCCGGAGCACCATGATCCCGAGCCCTTCGACGCCGAGCACCCGCTCTTCATCATCTACACCTCGGGTACCACGGGTAAGCCGAAGGGCCTCGTGCACACCTCGGGCGGCTATCTCGCGCACGCGAGCTGGGCCCACTGGGCGCACTTCGACGCGAAACCCGACGACGTGCACTGGTGCACCGCCGACCTCGCGTGGGTCACGGCGCACACCTACGAGATCTACGGCCCGCTCTCGAACGGGCTCACGCAGGTGATCTACGAGGGCACCCCCGACACCCCGCACCGCGGACGGCACCTCGAGATCATCGAGCGCTACGGCGTGACCGTGTACTACACGGCCCCCACGCTGATCCGCACCCTCATGACCTGGTTCGGCGACGAACTCCCCGCCGCCCACGAGCCGAGCGGACACGACCTCTCGTCGATCCGGCTGCTCGGCACCGTCGGCGAGGCCATCAACCCCGAGGCGTGGGTCTGGTTCCGGCGCAACTTCGGGCGCGACGAGGTGCCGGTGATCGACACCTGGTGGCAGTCGGAGACCGGCGCCGCCATGATCGCGCCGCTCCCCGGCGTCACGACGCTCAAGCCAGGATCGGCGACGGTCCCCCTGCCCGGAATCGATATGGCCGTCGTCGACGAGCACGGGGAACCCGTCGCCCCGGGCCGCGCGGGAACCCTCGTCGCGCGCCGCCCCTGGCCGGGCATGGCGCGCACCGTCTGGGGCGATCCCGAGCGCTACCGCGACTCGTACTGGGCCGCGTACGCCGGCAAGGGGGAGCACGGGGGCTACTACGTGGCGGGGGACGGAGCCACGGTCGACGCCGACGGCTGCATCTGGATCCTCGGCCGCCTCGACGACGTCGTGAACGTCTCGGGGCACCGCCTCTCGACCATCGAGATCGAGTCGTCGCTCGTCGCGCACCCCGCCGTCGGCGAAGCCGGCGTGACCGGCGTGAGCGATGCCGTCACCGGGCAGGCGGTCGCCGCGTTCGTGGTGGACGGCGCGGCCGGGGAGGCCGACCACGACGAGCTCCGCGCGCGGGTCGCCCGAGACATCGGGCCGATCGCGAAACCGAAGATCGTGGTCCGCGTGCCAGAGCTCCCCAAGACCCGCTCGGGCAAGATCCTGCGCCGACTGCTCGCGCAGTTGTGGCAGGGCGACCCGCTCGGCGACACCACCAGCCTGCAGAACCCCTGGGCCGTCGAGGGCGTGCGCGAAGCCGTGCGCCTGGCCCAGCACCAGCATCTTCCAGAGAAGGAGAACAGATGA
- a CDS encoding ABC transporter permease gives MTADTAAVAGAAQQRTSPRPSPWSRTWVRVAGGFVVPVAIIAVWQFVTGSGMVPEYRLPSPWSVVEAGIELVQRGELWLHVAISVQRVFIGFAVGSLVALAMAAIVGLSRIGGVLLAPMLVALRAVPSLAWVPLLILWMQVGEESKVTLVAIGAFFPVYTTVADALRHVDPQLVEAGRTFGLRGWSLFRTVQLPAVVPAVVSGLRLALAQSWLFLVAAELLGASMGLGWMLSDSQQTGRVDRILLAIVLLALLGTITNAILVLFEKAVLRRWM, from the coding sequence ATGACCGCAGATACGGCCGCGGTCGCGGGCGCGGCGCAGCAGCGCACCTCGCCGCGACCCTCCCCGTGGTCGCGCACCTGGGTGAGGGTCGCCGGCGGCTTCGTCGTGCCGGTCGCCATCATCGCGGTGTGGCAGTTCGTCACGGGATCGGGCATGGTACCCGAGTACCGGCTCCCGAGTCCCTGGTCGGTCGTGGAGGCGGGGATCGAGCTCGTGCAGCGGGGCGAGCTGTGGCTGCACGTCGCCATCTCGGTGCAGCGCGTCTTCATCGGCTTCGCGGTCGGCTCGCTCGTGGCGCTCGCGATGGCGGCGATCGTGGGGCTGTCGCGGATCGGCGGCGTGCTGCTCGCCCCGATGCTGGTCGCGTTGCGCGCCGTCCCGTCGCTGGCGTGGGTGCCGCTGCTCATCCTGTGGATGCAGGTCGGCGAGGAGTCGAAGGTGACGCTCGTCGCCATCGGCGCGTTCTTCCCCGTGTACACCACGGTGGCCGACGCGCTCAGGCACGTCGACCCCCAACTGGTCGAGGCCGGGCGCACCTTCGGCCTGCGGGGCTGGTCGCTGTTCCGCACGGTGCAGCTGCCCGCCGTCGTTCCCGCGGTCGTCTCAGGCCTGCGGCTCGCGCTCGCGCAGTCCTGGCTGTTCCTCGTCGCGGCCGAGCTGCTGGGCGCCTCGATGGGCCTCGGGTGGATGCTCAGTGATTCGCAGCAGACGGGGCGGGTGGATCGGATCCTGCTCGCCATCGTGCTGCTCGCCCTGCTCGGCACGATCACCAACGCGATCCTCGTGCTGTTCGAGAAGGCCGTGCTCAGGAGGTGGATGTGA
- a CDS encoding aliphatic sulfonate ABC transporter substrate-binding protein: MSTITRRIIPATALAGATALLLAGCVQGEGAESAAANAEGGEWSTSTLSLDWATYNPLSLVVKDQGLIEEALGDSVEVNWEQSAGSNKANELLRSGSVDIGSTAGSAALFARANGSPIKVIDIYSQPEWSALVVGPDSDITDVAQLEGKSVAATKGTDPYFFLLQALEEAGLSLDDVEVQNVQHADGRALLDGGSVDAWSGLDPIMAAAEVESGDKLIYRNVDFNTYGFLNATEEFITDHPDVAQVVVDAYEEARVWALAHPEEAAQLLADAASIDLQVAKTVIEERSNLDVSGVPGDAQVRVLEKIAPIIAESGDVKGGQEAIDEAISSIVEDEFALKATE; this comes from the coding sequence ATGAGCACCATCACCCGCCGAATCATTCCCGCCACCGCTCTCGCCGGGGCGACGGCGCTGCTCCTGGCCGGCTGCGTGCAGGGGGAGGGCGCCGAGAGCGCCGCCGCGAACGCCGAGGGCGGCGAGTGGTCGACGAGCACCCTGTCGCTCGACTGGGCCACCTACAACCCGCTCAGCCTCGTGGTGAAGGATCAAGGTCTGATCGAGGAGGCGCTCGGCGACTCGGTCGAGGTCAACTGGGAGCAGTCCGCCGGCAGCAACAAGGCGAACGAGCTGCTGCGCTCCGGCTCCGTCGACATCGGCTCGACGGCGGGCTCGGCCGCGCTGTTCGCCCGAGCCAACGGTTCTCCCATCAAGGTGATCGACATCTACTCGCAGCCGGAGTGGTCCGCGCTCGTCGTCGGCCCCGACAGCGATATCACCGATGTCGCGCAGCTCGAGGGCAAGTCCGTCGCGGCCACGAAGGGCACCGACCCCTACTTCTTCCTGCTGCAGGCGCTCGAAGAGGCCGGTCTGAGCCTCGACGACGTCGAGGTGCAGAACGTGCAGCACGCCGACGGCCGGGCGCTCCTCGACGGCGGCTCGGTCGACGCGTGGAGCGGGCTCGACCCCATCATGGCGGCGGCCGAGGTCGAGTCGGGCGACAAGCTCATCTACCGCAACGTTGATTTCAACACCTACGGCTTCCTCAACGCAACCGAGGAGTTCATCACCGATCACCCGGATGTGGCGCAGGTCGTCGTCGACGCCTACGAGGAGGCGCGGGTCTGGGCGCTCGCGCACCCCGAGGAGGCGGCGCAGCTGCTCGCCGACGCGGCCTCGATCGATCTCCAGGTCGCGAAGACCGTGATCGAGGAGCGCTCGAATCTCGACGTCTCGGGCGTGCCGGGCGACGCTCAGGTGCGGGTGCTCGAGAAGATCGCCCCGATCATCGCCGAGTCGGGCGACGTCAAAGGCGGCCAGGAGGCGATCGACGAGGCCATCTCGTCGATCGTCGAGGACGAGTTCGCCCTGAAGGCGACCGAATGA